From the genome of Flavobacterium luteolum, one region includes:
- a CDS encoding pyridoxamine 5'-phosphate oxidase family protein, producing the protein MGDHKDLTDEFAVDKIKDLAEHIKTCMFCTYNEYRLQSRPMSVQKIDDLGNLWFLSDRNSSQNAEITLNPMVEIFFSEPHDKFLTLHGTASISYDRETIEKLWNPIVKIWMPGGVDDPNLSVIKVVPEDGYYWNNKNGKMVAIAKMTAAFVTGKTMDDGIEGSLKL; encoded by the coding sequence ATGGGCGATCATAAAGACCTTACAGATGAATTTGCTGTTGATAAGATAAAAGATCTTGCTGAGCATATTAAAACGTGTATGTTTTGTACATACAATGAATATAGATTACAGTCACGACCAATGTCTGTTCAGAAAATTGACGATTTGGGAAACTTATGGTTTTTATCTGACCGAAACAGCAGTCAGAATGCAGAAATTACATTAAACCCAATGGTTGAAATCTTCTTTTCTGAACCGCATGATAAATTTCTAACACTTCACGGAACCGCAAGTATTTCATACGACAGGGAAACTATCGAAAAATTATGGAATCCTATTGTGAAAATCTGGATGCCTGGCGGTGTCGATGATCCAAATTTGAGTGTGATTAAAGTAGTTCCCGAAGATGGATATTATTGGAACAACAAAAATGGAAAAATGGTTGCAATTGCAAAAATGACCGCTGCTTTTGTAACAGGAAAAACAATGGATGACGGAATTGAAGGAAGCTTGAAATTGTAG
- a CDS encoding response regulator — MTDFTIFYTDDDEDDLCIFADAVESIPHNINLQTYSGSQNFLNALSDSSVVPSVIFLDLNMPGKNGFDVLEELRKSDDKKDIPVVIYSTSSEPGNIERCLNLGANCFITKPVLMSDIIKAIEHAMKIDWDKFIPNKSNFVFKY, encoded by the coding sequence ATGACAGATTTTACCATATTCTATACCGATGATGACGAAGATGATTTGTGTATTTTTGCTGATGCTGTAGAATCTATACCTCACAATATCAATTTGCAAACTTATTCAGGAAGTCAAAATTTTCTGAATGCTCTTTCAGATTCATCTGTTGTTCCGTCTGTTATTTTCTTGGATTTAAATATGCCAGGAAAAAATGGTTTTGATGTTTTGGAAGAACTTAGAAAATCTGATGATAAAAAAGACATTCCTGTTGTGATTTATTCAACATCGAGTGAACCTGGGAATATTGAGAGATGTCTTAATCTTGGAGCTAACTGCTTTATTACCAAACCAGTTTTAATGAGCGATATTATAAAGGCAATAGAACACGCTATGAAGATTGACTGGGATAAATTTATTCCGAACAAATCTAATTTTGTATTTAAATATTAA
- a CDS encoding DUF72 domain-containing protein has protein sequence MKNQVIIGCSSFYNSFWKNIFYPQNLPSKQWFEFYCHHFDTYEFNGSFYKFPTVRIFQNWYNKTPESFKFSVKVPKEITHIKKLQECETLLNDFYEVCKVGMKEKLAVVLFQFPPSYIFSREKLETIINSLDYNFKNVVEFRHESWWNDEVWNVFKENNITFCSVSHPNLPQTIFKDFPLFYMRFHGVPKLFYSSYSTEELTKINREIHSKKGFIYFNNTASEAGILNALELKRMNS, from the coding sequence ATGAAAAATCAAGTAATAATAGGATGTTCAAGCTTTTATAACAGTTTCTGGAAAAATATTTTTTATCCTCAAAACCTGCCTTCAAAGCAATGGTTTGAGTTTTATTGCCATCATTTTGATACTTACGAATTTAACGGCAGTTTTTATAAATTTCCGACAGTAAGAATTTTTCAAAATTGGTACAATAAAACGCCTGAATCTTTCAAGTTTTCAGTAAAAGTGCCCAAAGAAATTACCCATATCAAAAAACTGCAAGAATGTGAAACGCTATTGAATGACTTTTATGAAGTCTGTAAAGTAGGTATGAAAGAAAAACTTGCGGTAGTTTTATTTCAATTTCCTCCGAGTTATATTTTTAGTCGAGAAAAATTAGAAACTATAATCAATAGCCTAGATTATAATTTTAAAAATGTAGTCGAATTTCGTCATGAAAGCTGGTGGAATGACGAGGTGTGGAATGTTTTCAAAGAAAATAATATTACATTTTGCAGTGTGAGCCATCCCAATCTTCCTCAAACTATTTTTAAAGATTTTCCACTTTTCTATATGCGATTTCATGGAGTTCCAAAATTGTTTTATTCTAGTTATTCTACTGAAGAATTGACTAAAATAAACCGTGAAATTCATTCCAAAAAAGGTTTTATTTATTTTAATAACACAGCAAGCGAAGCAGGAATTTTGAATGCCTTGGAGTTGAAAAGAATGAATAGTTAG